The DNA segment CGTAAAAGACTTCCTTTCTTCACGATAAGTCCCTTCAGGTAAGTTTAGTAAAAAATGTATAGCAGGGGCATGAGTTCGCACACCTGCCAGCTAAGATGTATGGCGCGGTAAAAATTTATCATCTGGTTAAAACAGTTCGGATGCGTATTCTAAAGCGATCTAAAACACGGTTGGTATGGTGCTGGTTCACATACTGAATATTTGTTTACTGAATAAAATGCATTGAAAAGTACGCGCCGAAAAGTTCAGGCTAGGGTTTGTACGAAGAAAGGATTTGTTGCCACAAAACGCGGTAATTCGGACATTTTTTGAAAGCGGGTATTAGCTCCGATGAGGTTGTCCTAATTCAGGCCCGGTGCAAATGCGTCGGCTCCGGAGCAATGACCGTATTGCGTACCTCCTTGGCTTGGTAGAGCGCGTTGTCTGCCGTTTTGATCAGGCTTGCCATGGACTGTTTCACCAGAAAGCCGGCGACACCGAACGATGCGGTTACCTTACCCGCATGGCTGAAGGCGTGCAGTTCTATCCTGCGGCGAAGCAGTTCGGCGAGTTTTGCCGCATCAACGGGGTCGGTCGAGGGACACAGGATTAGAAACTCCTCGCCTCCCCAGCGTGCCACCGTATCGACCTGCCGACAGGAGGACTTCAATAGATCGGCTAGCTCTTTCAATACCAGGTCACCGATGTCGTGGCCGAAACGATCATTTAGAATTTTAAAGTGATCGATATCCAGAAGGATGACAGAAAACCGCGTGTTGTATCGATTGCTACGGGTAATCTCTTGCTCCATTCTTTCACACACAAAACGACGATTATAAAGTTTGGTCAAATAGTCTGTGGTGGCCTGAGTTTCCAGCTTGGTATTGAGCTGTTTTAGCTCGTCTTCCATAATCTTGCGCGAGTTGATATCCATCATAATATAGAGAACCCCTTTTTCCAGATCTTCTGGATCCAGGGCTTTTCCGCTGACAATGCACCAAAAAGTTTTTCCGTTTCTGTGATTGAGTGAAAACTCGGTCTGGTAGGTATCCCCTTGTTTCAGCGCCTGTCTGGATCGGGACTGAAACTCGGTGAGCGCGGCCGCATTCAGTTGCAAAAAGGCCGCATCATTACCGAGAACCTCTTCCGCGCTATAACCAAATAGGGATTCCGCTTGCTGATTAATCCATTCCACCTTGTTGTTCTTGATCAATACCATGCCGACCAAGCTATTATCGAGAATGCTGTTTCGTAGTCGCAGCAGGTTTTCGGATTCCAGGCGAGCTATTTCCAGGGCCTGGGTGCGGGAAATCACCTCTCTTTCCAGTTCCTGGTTTGCAGTAAGCATCCGCTTTTCTATACTTTTCCTGATTTGTGTGCGGAACATCAAGGTCAGCGTCACCGCGATCAGGAGAGCGCAACAAAGTGCCGCTATTATCAAATAGAGCAGGGTGCGGTCCGGTGGCCGGGGTTGATTGATAAATTGACTGGAGCGAGGCATTTCGGCGAGTGTAAACCCGAATCGCTGCACTTCATTGAAATCGAACAAGTATCTGTTGGTTGAGTCGCCTTGAACCGGCGTCTTACTGACGGGAATGCCCTGCAAAATCCGATTGGCCATGGCGGCCGCCGCTTTCCCTTGCTCAAAATGAGAAACCAGTTTACCGCCGAAGATTCCCTGTCCAAGGCTATGTCGCCACATATGAAAAATAGGAACGCTGCTATTGCGGTAAATCTGTTTTAACGTTGTGAGGAATTCTTGTGATTCGCCCAATCGGTCCACATAACAAGACAGGAGCAGAATACTGGATGGTGCATGTAGATGGCTGGTTTTTTCCAGCATTTCATTAAAACTGTTATTGGTGAGTGATAGCACTTCGTAGTGATCAAAACCCAGTTGTCCGGTTTCTTTGTAAAAACGACGCAGATCCACCTGTCCCGTGGGTGACTCATCTGTGATGACCACCAGCGGCGCATCCGATCCGAATAAATCCTGAATCAGGATCAGTGTGTCGGAAATTGAGGCCTTTTCAACCACCCCGGTTACCTGGGGATCCTCATCAAAGCTAAGCCCATAATCAATATCATTCACGCCAAAAAAGACGATAGGAATATCGGAGAACAAACCGTAGCGACGCTGGGTGACGAATTGGGTGGCGGCGTCGTCTCCGCTAATAATCAGGTCATAGGGTGGCAGGTTTTTTAGTTTGTATTCCAGGTTGTGTTGAATGGATGCGTCAAAGTGGCCGAAACGTTTGACATCCATAAATTCAATGTCGAGCTGTACGTCGTCCGGATGAAGCACTGAACTGAGGCCGGACAGCTGTTCATAAAACGTAGGATAGCTGGGGGTATAGGAGGATAAAAACAGGACGTGTTTTTTGGCCTGTTGTTGCGCGTTGGCTCCGGCTACGTTCAGTAATGCCAGTATGCAAATATAGACTCGCACTCGCTTCATGCCGTCAGCGCCATCCGCAGGAGGATTAAGGGAGTGCTGTACAGTTTAGCAGTTCGAACCCGATCTGTACCTGCACCGTTAACGGCCACTCAATCCCTTTTTAGCCCTGTTTGGTCCCACTTTTTAAATCGCAGAACGTCTGCACCCGGGTTTCTCCCGAGTGTGATAATCCGGACTATGATGAATGTAGGGGGCAGTAACTCCCTGAATATCATGAAAATAGGTATCGACTCTCAGCCAGCAGTTAAAAAACCTGTCCATGTGGCCAACTTTTTGCAAATTTGTGGCAACCTGACCAAATGGACAGCTTTATACTGAAAGTAGCCCGTTTTTTTACCCACGAAATTTTTGAATCAAGGGGATTTGTAGATGAGTTTTAAATACGCCATTTCTGCGCTGGGTGCGGCTTTATTGATATCCGGCCCTGCCCAGGCGGAGTTGTTCTGGAGTGATTTCAGCCTGAGTTATTTGCAGGGGTCGGAATACGAAGTGGGAGATCCGGATCGGCAGGTACTGACGGTTGAACACGCGAGCGGGTCTAATTGGGGTGATAATTTTTTCTTTCTGGATCATACCACCAGTGACGACGATAGCTTTGATAACTATTTCGAACTCGCGCCCCGTTTAAGCTTGTCCTATGTCAGTGGCAGCAAGTTGGGGGTCAGTATATTCAAAGACTTTTTCGTAGCCTCGCAGTGGGAAGGCGGCCAGTTCAATAACTATATGTACGGTGTGGGTACCAGTCTGGATTTGCCGGGATTCAAATACTTCCACGTGAATATATATCAGGTAAAAAATGATTTGTGGGATGACGACGAGCAGCTTTCGATTTCATGGGGGGCTCCATTTACCATCGCCGGTGTGGCGTTTTTATATGATGGCTTCCTGGATTATTCAAGCTCGTCTGACACGAATGCAACTGAAATGAATTTCACATCTCAGCTCAAATGGAACGCCGGTCAGCTCATCGGCAGTAAGGCGCCGTTTTATATCGGCATGGAATACGCATACTGGACGAATAAATACGGCATCGATGGCGTAGACGAAAAAAATCCCTGCCTGTTAGTGAAATGGCATTTTTAAAAGAGTCCATCCGGAGCGAGGTGAATACTCATGAATTCCAGCGATTCAGCACCGTCTGATATGATTTACCCTCTAGATTCGAAGCCTCCCTTTATGGAGGCTACGTTTGCTGCGATCCAGCATGTACTGGCCAGTTTCGTGGGCATTATCACCCCCACACTGATCATTGGCGGAGTGCTCGGTTTGGGGGAGCATATTCCCTATTTAATTAGTATGTCACTGATGGTGTCCGGAGTGGGCACCTTCATCCAGGCGAGAAGACCCGCTGGTATCGGGGCAGGCATGATTTGTGTTCAGGGCACCAGCTTTGCTTTTCTGGGCACTATTCTGGCTGCGGGCTTCATCGCCAAAGGTCAGGGCGGTGGGCCGGATGAAATGCTGTCTTTAATTTTTGGCGTGTGCTTTTTAGGTGCATTTATTGAAATGTTTCTGAGCCAGCTTATGCATAAACTGAGTAAGGTGATTACGCCGTTGGTGACCGGAATTGTAATCACCATCATTGGAATCAGCTTAATCAAAGTGGGGATGACGGATCTGGCTGGCGGTTTTAACGCGACAGACTTCGGTTCGTGGCAGAATTTGTCTTTGGGTTTGTTTGTGCTGGTATTGATAATTGCATTGAATCAGTCCCGCAATCAGTGGATACGATTGACTTCGATCGTCAGTGGTTTGGTCGCCGGATTTATTATTTCAGGTTTTTTGGGCAAGCTGGATTTTTCCCATCTGAGTTCGCTGCCGTTGATTAGCGTACCGGTTCCGTTTAAATACGGATTTAGTTTTGATTGGGCAGCGTTTGTACCCATTGCTTTAATTTATGTCATTACCACCATCGAAAGTACGGGTGATATTACCGCGAACTGCCTTATTTCAAAGCAGCCTATTGAAGGTGATTCTTATCTGAAGCGGGTCAAAGGGGGCGTGTTGGCGGATGGTTTGAATTCGGCGATTGCTGCGATTTTCAATACCTTTCCCAATACAACGTTTAGCCAGAATAACGGTGTTATTCAATTGACCGGCATTGCCAGTCGGCATGTCGGCTTGTTTATTGCGGTGGTGTTGATGGTGTTGGGGTTGTTTCCGGTGATTGGCGGAATTTTACAGCAAATACCGAAACCCGTGCTGGGTGGTGCAACGCTGGTGATGTTCGGTACAGTGGCGGCGGCCGGTGTTAAAATTCTGGCCAATGAAGATTTGGATCGCCGCAAAATGCTGATCATGGCGGTGTCATTCGGTGTTGGCCTGGGCGTATCCATGGTGCCTAACGTGTTGGATGTGACACCGAAAGTGATTCAGAATATTTTCGGCTCGCCGGTAACGACGGGTGGGTTAATGGCGATTGTGCTGAATTTGCTGATGCCGGAAGAGCACCGGGCGACAGAGCCGGTGCTGTCTAAGGCCTGATGGAAAAACGATGCAAAAAGCGAGTTTAAAAGCCGTCAAGCAAACAAAACTGATCCACATCCACCAAGCCCTGATCGGTTATTTTCAGGTGGGGGATCACCGGTAGTGCCAGAAACGCCAATTGCAGAAACGGCTCCGGAAGCGGACAACCCATACGGCGAACCGCTGCGCGCAAGTTGAGCAGGTGCTGGTGAACTTGTTCATAAGGAGCAAGGCTCATCAGGCCTGCTAACGGCAATGGCAGTTCAGCAATCAACCGGCCTTGGTGGAATATAGCAAAGCCACCGCCGATACGGATCAGGTGGTTGACGGCGGCGGTCATATCGTCGTCGGCGCTGCCCAGCACGCACAGGTTGTGACTGTCATGTCCTACCGAAGAAGCCAGCGCCCCGTGCTGCAGGCCAAAGCCTTTGACAAAACCGCGACCGATGGAGCCGTTGTAGCCATGGCGCTCCAACACGCAAATTTTCAGGATGTCGTTGTGGGTGTCCGCGACATGTTGGCCGTTGTGATTCGGCAAGGTTACGTTAAGGCGATCGGTGATGATACTGCCGGGACTGACCCCGATTACCGGAAACGGGGCGTCTATGGCGGGGATTTTCAGGTCTTGGCTATGGATGGGCTGACGCTTGACACTGTTCAAGCCCACCGCGGCGATGGGTTGACGTTGGCGGAACAAGTCCGTGGTTACTACGCGACCGGCGCTGATAACAGCGTGCACCCGGCACTGTTTGTAGTCTGATAGCAACACCAGATCTGCGCGTTTACCCGGCGCGACCAGCCCCCGATCCCTTAACCCGAACGCACGGGCGGCAGACCAGGTCGCTGCTCGATAGGCGTCTGCCGGAGCAATTCCCAGCTCAATGGCGGTGCGAATAAGGTGATCGAGATGGCCTTCTTCGGCGATGTCCAGCGGGTTTCGGTCGTCAGTGCAAAAGCCCATGGCATTCGACGTATTGGTGTTCAGTAACGGCGCCAGTGCATGGAGATCCTTGGACACAGTGCCTTCGCGAATCAGCACATGCATGCCTTTGCGTAATTTTTCCAGCGCTTCGTCTTGTGAGGTGGTTTCATGGCAAGTGCAGATCCCGCAGGCGAGATAGGCATTCAGTTCACGACCCCTTACCAGTGGCGCATGTCCGTCAATGTGCTGGTCTTTGAATGCCGCGAGTTTATCCATCACCAACGGGTCTTTGGCCAATAATCCGGGGTAGTTCATAAATTCGGCCAGCCCGATAACGCTGGGATGATCGCGCAGCGCCACCAGGTCGTCTGCATCGAGGCGTGCGCCGGCGGTTTCCAGGTGGGTTGCGGGCACACAGGACGATAATTGAACCCGCAGGTCCATGCAGGTCTGTTCTGCGCAGTCCATAAAATACCGGATGCCTTCGCGGCCCAGAACATTCGCGATTTCATGAGGATCGCAAATGGCCGTAGTGGTACCCCGGGGTAACACGCAGCGATCAAATTCAAGGGGGGTGACCAAGCTGGATTCACAATGGACGTGGGTATCAATAAAGCCAGGCACGACCACCAAGCCGGAGCCGTCGATCTCTTCGTTACCGCTATAGGATTCGCATGTGCCCACGATACGGTCACCGCAGATTGCGATGTCGCCAGGTATTCGTTCGCCGCTGATGACATCCAGAAATTCAGTATTGCGAATCACCAGGTCTGCTGCGATACGGCCTAGCGCCTGATCAACGCAGCGGCCCAGAAAGTCGCGGTTCTGTTTACGTGGATCATTGTCAGATGCAGTCATAATCTCTTTCCTTGCGCGATGGTGCGGACAGTGCTTACTTGAGTATAATGCGACCACAGCCATCCGGAGGCAATTAGAAATAGAAATGGAATCAGATACAAGGCATTACCTATGAAGTGGGATATTGCATCACACCGTGACGACAAGCCTGCTGGTCGTATCCGACAAAAGAATGAAGATATCATTATCGCTGCGGCAGAAGCTGAATTCGCGCACAACGGCTTTAAAGGCGCGACTATGAACAATATTGCACAACGGGCTGATTTGCCCAAGTCCAACATTCATTACTACTTTAAGAATAAACTCCAGCTCTATATTGAAGTGCTCACCAACATTATTGATTTGTGGGACAACGCACTGAATGATTTGGATGGAGATGCTGAGCCGGGTGACGCACTGCGTGCTTATATTACAGAGAAAATGCGCTTCTCATACGAGTATCCCTTGGCCTCTAAAGTGTTTGCTAAAGAAATACTTTCGGGCGCTCCGCGCTTGGCGGAATACTTTAACGATGATTATCAGGACTGGTTTAATAGTAAAACTCATGTGTTTCGACGCTGGGCGGAGCAGGGCAAGATAGATCCGGTAGAACCGGCTCATATTGTATTTTTGCTCTGGAGTTCAACCCAGCATTATTCCGATTTCGAGGTGCAAATCTCTGCCGCATTAGGCAAAAAAAAGCTCAACAAAAAAGATTTTGAAGAGGCAACCGATGTGCTTTGTAAAATTGTGATTCGGGGGTTGGGGGTGAAAGAAGACTGAGTTGATGGCGTGGCCCAGTTCGCGGATGACCGGCTTTTTCAAAACGAACCAGTATTGTAAAACTTACATTGATTTGCAGTGTAAACCGGCAGTGCCATGCTTTATGGCGTTGTTTCGCGGCTGTTTCCGGCTGGCATGATACCTGCTTCTGTTGACGGACAGGAGGTCAGGGTTGACCTGAAAATCAATAGACTGAGCTGGGGTTACCGCAGTGAATCCATCCGCATTGTTTGACGTGAATAACAATTGTTGGCGCAGGGCATTTGCAAGTTACGCTGCACCATTGATCGATTGTGCTAACTATTACCGTGCGTTGCATGACTCCATTTGCCGGGCGAAGCACAGTATATTTATTGTCGGCTGGGATATTGATAGTCGTATCCGCTTGTTGCGCGGTGAACAAGAAAACGGGAGTGAAGCGCCCTCTTGTATCTCGGAATTGATAGCCTGGAAGGCACGCCAAAATCCTGATATTCAGATTTACCTTTTGCGTTGGGATTCCTCGTTGGCGTTTTTTAGCATGCGTGAGCTGTGGGCCAAAGAAGTTTGGGATGACCTGACACCGGATAATGTGCACACCTGCCTGGACGATACAATCCCAATGGGGGGCTGTCAGCATCAGAAGGTGGTTTTAATTGATGACGAGGTTGCGTTCAGCGGTGGCATGGATGTGACGACGGCACGTTGGGATACGCGGGATCATAAAGTCGAGGAACCGGAGCGTAAAGATGAAGAAGGTGTTTACGGTCCGCTGCATGATGTGCAGGTCGTGGTAAGCGGAGAGATCGTTCAGCATTTTGCGGAATTGTGCCGTTGGCGCTGGAATCGTGCGGCTGATTTCGACGCTATTCCGCCGCGAAAAATCACTTCTGAAGCGGGTGTGCCGGCATCGTGGCCATCGCAGTATAAGCCTGTATTTGAGGCAATACCCTGTGCCATCGCGAGAACGATTCCGTATATGGACGATGCAGAACCGGCGCAGGAAGTGCGCAATATGCTGTTGAATTTAATTGCGTCAGCATCGGATTTTATCTATATCGAAAATCAATTCGCCAGTCGCAAGGAAATTGCCGACGCATTAAATCGACGAATGAAAGCCTGCCCCAGTTTAAAGGTGTTGTTGGTCAGTTCCTATAAACCGAAAGGGACGATGGAATGCGAAACGTACTGGGCTGGACGAATTGACTTCAAACGTATTTTGCAGCAAGGAGTGGACCCCGGCCGGGTCGAAATTGCCAGCTCGTTAGCGGTAGCCGAAACCGGCACCGTCGGCCACAAACGGATTCATTCCAAAGTGATGACCATTGATGATCGTTACCTGGTCATCGGTTCCTCTAATCTGAGCAATCGTTCCATGACGTTCGATACCGAATGCGATTTGATTTTTGCAGGCGACAGCGACAGTAACCGCGAGCGAATAACCCGGGTGCGCAACGATTTGATCGCAGAGCATACCGGGCGTAGCGTGTCTCAGGTGGCGGAGGCGTTGCGAAAGGAAAACCCGTTAGCGCGATTGATGACGCCGATTTCGGAATCCCGTTATCATCTGAAAACGGTCGAAGACGATGCCTTTACCGATCAATCCTGGCAGCAGATTCTGGAACCGTTTTCCGATCCGGAAGAACCGTTGTGTCCGCCGTTGCCAACGGTAAACGGCAAAAAAATAAGCGTACCCAATCCACGCAGAAAGACTCTGATAATGAGTCTGGTGGCCGGCACGGTAATTTTACTGTTGTCGTTGGGCGCGTTGGCGAATCATTTTATACCTTGGTTAACTGCTGATAATCTTAAGGCCTTTCTGGAAAGTACCCAGGGAACCACCTGGGCGGTCCCGGCGGTGGTCGCGCTTTATATCGTCGGCGGCGTATTCTTTTTTCCGGTTACGCTATTGTCATTGGCAGTGGCCGCCGTGTTTGGGCCAGTGTGGGGGCCGGTCTATGGCATGCTGGGCGCGCTGGCGAGTGCCACTTTGTTGTTTTTTGTCGGTCAGAAATTGGGTGATCAGGGGTTGCGTAAGTTGGGTGGCCACAAAGTGCAATTGCTGGATGAAAAGTTCAGCAACAGCGGTGTGATCGGCGTTGCCGCATTGCGGCTAATTCCGGTAGCTCCCTACAGTCTGGTCAATCTGATCGGCGGCATTTCCTCGATCCGGCTGTCGGTGTTCTTATGCGGGACCTTTATTGGGATGGCTCCTCCTATGATCGCCAAAGGGTTGGTGGGCGATTCGTTGGCAAAAATATTTCTGCACCCTTCCTTGGAAACGATCCTGTATCTGATCGCCGGTATCGTGTTTTGGGTTGCCATCGCGGTGGCTTCGCAATACCTGGTGAAATTCATACAGCAACGAAAGGAGCAGAATGCTCAGACTTGTAACCTATAACATACATAGCGGAATCGGCGTGGATGGTATTCAGAGCTACCGCCGTATCGGAGAGTTCCTGAAGCAGCAGCAAGTGGATATCGCGCTCATTCAGGAAATGGACACCCGGCCTTCCCAACGGGACACGGACAAAGATATTGAGGATTTGTGTGCCGGTCACTTTTCGACCCTGGTTCCTTCGCCGGCAATCGAGCTGGAGCAGGGGTGGTATGGCAATGTGATTCTTGCGCGCTTTCCGGTCTTGTTCAGCCATACCTTGGATGTTAGTCAGGCTGGGTTTCAGCCACGCAATGTGCAGGAGGCGGTGTTGCAAACAGAGCGAGGGGCGCTGCACGTAGTGAATACGCATAAGGGGCTGAACCGGCTGGAGCGACGCAGGCAGTTAGCATTGCTGGATCAGCATTTGCGCCAGACCGAGATAAGCGGACAACTGCCCTTGTTGGTGGGGGGGGATTTTAATGAGTGGCAATTCTTCAGCTCTGCGTTCCGGCATATTAATCAGGTATTGCATCCGCATCCGGTGGCGGCCAGCTTTCCGACCCGGTGGCCTCTGTTTCGCTTGGACAGAATATGGTCCCGCCCGGCCAATATTGTACGAAATGCGACGGTGTTAAAAACACCCGAGACCCGAATCTACTCCGATCATTACCCGGTTTTGGCAGAAATCGAGTTGTTACGCTAAGGCTGGCCCGGGGCTAAATGGGGTCGATTTTCGCACCTTAGGGTGGGCGTTATCAGGGCTCTGGGGGGACGGGAGCCGGCTTTAGCCCCTCATACCGGTTGCTAATGCATTGTTCCTGATAGATAAATCAGGATTGGCTTTCGGTTTCGGATAATCCGTGTAGGCGGTCGAATGTGTTACCAAAATTCCGATTTTAACTTTTTAGTGTTACTTATTTGCACATTCCGGATCTGTGTTTATAATAGTAACACTAACGAATTTGGAGTACGTTTCATGAGCCGTTTTCTTGCTATTGCCCTTTTGCTGGGTGTGACATCCGCACACGCCGAGCTGCCTGTTGATCTTGCCGCCAACCTGCAGGAGCGGGTAAACGCCTCGCTGGAAGCGAAAGTGGAACAGGTTATTGAGGAAAAAGCAGCGCAGATGGCTGTCAAACTGTCTGAACACGCAGCCCTGAAGGAGCCCGAATTGGTGCTGGTTAAAATGCCTTCCCTAGCATCACGGTAACAACATAGCCCTTTTCAGCTAAGCAAGTTCCTCTTCCTCCCGTCTATCCCCCGATACCCGGGCTTCAACCCGGCCAGAAAAGTAGTTGATCTGGCGATAATGGATGCCCCAAAAAGGGTGTTCATTCTTTTCCCCCGTTACAATACCTGAATCCGAAATGGATGTTTATTGTACACAAGGCCATGCTAAGACCATGGAGCTTGAGACATCCCTAATGTCGTGCCTCGAAAAGAATGACGGCCTGTTAGATCAATCAAAGGACTACGATCATGTCATCCAAACGCCATCACGGTGGAATTCAACCCGGTATCAGCTGGGGACCTTTTACCCTGCGGGTTCCCTTTGTCCACACCCGTTTTTCAGCGGCGGATTACTTGCAAGGCATCGCAGTCGCTGGTGCTACCGGTTTGGCGCTGGTGCCTATTTTTACTTCGCTAATGGGGTTGTCGTTTGAAGAAGCGGTCACCATGGCCATGTTTCATAGCCTATTTATTTCGATGTCCTGGTTTGTATTCGGTGATCCCTATGCACCGGGTTGGCTGACTCCTGCAGTGCCTTTCGTTATCGGCTTTTTGACCCTTCCCGGTTTCAGGCTGGAGGGCGGGGGCTTTGATCATACCGCTCAGTTCCAGGCGATGACCGCCATGTCCATCGATTTCGCTTTGATACTCATCGTCCTGGGGGCCACGGGGCTGGGTGCCAAACTGGTAAAATTTGTTCCCGATGTGTTCAAGGGCGGGATAATTCTTGGCGCAGCATTAGCCGCTTTTTTGCGCGTCACCAAGGAAGGGGATTCCTCAAATGTGTTCGAGCAAGCGCCAATTGCCGGAACCTTGGGTGTGGCGGTTTGTATGTTGCTGGCTTTTTCCAAACCGATCCAGGAGCGAATGGGTCAGCACAAATGGTTAGCGACTTTGGTGGGGTTGGGGTTGCTGCCCGGTTTCATTCTGGCGGGATCGGTGGGCTTTTTCACCGGTGAGTTCACGTATAATATTCGCTGGGAATTCCTGAATCTGGCCGACAGCTCCGTGGCTCTTTGGCAAAAGACGTCGCCGTTTGTGATCGGTTGGCCTTCCATGGACATTTTCTTGAGCGCGTTCCCCTTGGCTCTGATCACCTACATTCTCTTCTTCGGTGATTTGGTTACCGGCGATGAGATGATTGAACACACGCAACTGGCGCGACCGGATGAAAAGCTCGATCTGAGCAGCAGCCGGACCCATCTTTCAACCGGCATCCGTAATGTCTTGATGGCGGTTACGGCTCCCTTCTTTTCCACGCAAGGGGTCATGTGGACGGGAATCCAGGTCATATTGTTAAAACGCTGGGCTTTGGGGCGCGACAAAGTCGATTCATTTTTTGATTCCCTCAGTAGCTTTTATGCGATGTTTTTCCTGACGCCCGTTCTGTTTATTATGTTGCCCGCAGTTACCCTGTTACAGCCGCTATTGCCCCTGGCGCTCGCGGTCACCCTGATCCTGACCGGGTTTGCGTGCGCGACATTGGCGCTTTCATTGGTTAAGGATGCAACGGAGCGGGGGACTATGGTGATCTTCGCGATGGCCCTGAGCGTTTTTCCTGAGCCCTGGATGGGCATGCTGGTGGGTATTATTTCAATTATTGTCTTGTGCGGACCCAAGGTGTTCATACCGAATCACAAGATTGAAGAGTTTGGTCCGATTGACAAACACGAACCCTCGCCCGGAGCGTCAGCTGAGCCAGCAGGCGCAGTCTCTGATGCTTCCTCTCGCGGAAACACAGACCCCTGTGACGCAGCCATTGCCGATTACCGCAGAAGAGTGGCCCTGGAAAATCAGCGACGAAGCCGGTCACGTAGTACGGCATCGGAAGACGTGTGACTCCGGGCCGCTATGCGTGCTTGGGCAGTGCCTGAAACTCTTCAGCGCCTGGCCCCAGGGGTTGTCCGTAACTGAATTCAATATAGTTGCCGGAGGGATCTTTGACTCCGCAAAAGTAACCCACGGGAAAGGGGTCTTCCCGTGGTGGCCAGATAAGTAAACCGTCGGACTCGGCCTGTTGTGCTATCCGGTCCACATCGGCTTTGGATTGAACAGCAAAGCCCAGATGAGAGTAATCCTGTTCCGGGTGCTGTTGTTTTTTACCGCCCGCCATCAGAACAAAAATAAACTCCTTTTCCCGGCCGGGTTCCGCTAACCAGACAATTTCGCCTTCATTGCGTTGGTGAATAATATGCATGTTGCAATAGCGCCGGTAAAAATCGACGCTGGCACCTATCTGCGTTACGTGCAACGCAATGTGTGTCAACGTGCTGGAAAACATAACGCTCCTCTCCCTGAATGGCCGTTGGCAACGAAGTTATGTGGTGCTCTGCTGCCGGTTCATTATCCCCTCCTTTGCGCGCAAAACTAACATAAGAAAACAGGGCAGAAAGGTCAGGGTGATGATGGTGGAAAACAAGATGCCGGCCAATACCACGATGCCGACACCCCGATACAATTCTGTTCCTGCACCGGGTAATAAAACCAGGGGGGCCAATCCGAAAACCGTGGTCAGGGTCGACATCAGAATGGGGCGTAAACGCACGGACAATGCCGATAATACCGCTTCCCGCACACTGATTTCGGGAATCTGCATATTGTTGCGGGTCTGATCCACGATCAGGATCGGATTGTTCACGACGGTACCCAGCAAAATCAAAAAGCCGAGCATGGTAATCATATCGAATGGCTGTGTGATGCCAAGCTGATTCAGAGCGATTAAACCGACCAGTCCTCCGGCCAATCCCAGGGGAATGGTGGTCAGGATGATCAGCGGATAACCCC comes from the Ketobacter sp. MCCC 1A13808 genome and includes:
- a CDS encoding ABC transporter substrate binding protein, whose product is MKRVRVYICILALLNVAGANAQQQAKKHVLFLSSYTPSYPTFYEQLSGLSSVLHPDDVQLDIEFMDVKRFGHFDASIQHNLEYKLKNLPPYDLIISGDDAATQFVTQRRYGLFSDIPIVFFGVNDIDYGLSFDEDPQVTGVVEKASISDTLILIQDLFGSDAPLVVITDESPTGQVDLRRFYKETGQLGFDHYEVLSLTNNSFNEMLEKTSHLHAPSSILLLSCYVDRLGESQEFLTTLKQIYRNSSVPIFHMWRHSLGQGIFGGKLVSHFEQGKAAAAMANRILQGIPVSKTPVQGDSTNRYLFDFNEVQRFGFTLAEMPRSSQFINQPRPPDRTLLYLIIAALCCALLIAVTLTLMFRTQIRKSIEKRMLTANQELEREVISRTQALEIARLESENLLRLRNSILDNSLVGMVLIKNNKVEWINQQAESLFGYSAEEVLGNDAAFLQLNAAALTEFQSRSRQALKQGDTYQTEFSLNHRNGKTFWCIVSGKALDPEDLEKGVLYIMMDINSRKIMEDELKQLNTKLETQATTDYLTKLYNRRFVCERMEQEITRSNRYNTRFSVILLDIDHFKILNDRFGHDIGDLVLKELADLLKSSCRQVDTVARWGGEEFLILCPSTDPVDAAKLAELLRRRIELHAFSHAGKVTASFGVAGFLVKQSMASLIKTADNALYQAKEVRNTVIAPEPTHLHRA
- a CDS encoding ion channel protein Tsx, whose translation is MSFKYAISALGAALLISGPAQAELFWSDFSLSYLQGSEYEVGDPDRQVLTVEHASGSNWGDNFFFLDHTTSDDDSFDNYFELAPRLSLSYVSGSKLGVSIFKDFFVASQWEGGQFNNYMYGVGTSLDLPGFKYFHVNIYQVKNDLWDDDEQLSISWGAPFTIAGVAFLYDGFLDYSSSSDTNATEMNFTSQLKWNAGQLIGSKAPFYIGMEYAYWTNKYGIDGVDEKNPCLLVKWHF
- a CDS encoding uracil-xanthine permease family protein produces the protein MNSSDSAPSDMIYPLDSKPPFMEATFAAIQHVLASFVGIITPTLIIGGVLGLGEHIPYLISMSLMVSGVGTFIQARRPAGIGAGMICVQGTSFAFLGTILAAGFIAKGQGGGPDEMLSLIFGVCFLGAFIEMFLSQLMHKLSKVITPLVTGIVITIIGISLIKVGMTDLAGGFNATDFGSWQNLSLGLFVLVLIIALNQSRNQWIRLTSIVSGLVAGFIISGFLGKLDFSHLSSLPLISVPVPFKYGFSFDWAAFVPIALIYVITTIESTGDITANCLISKQPIEGDSYLKRVKGGVLADGLNSAIAAIFNTFPNTTFSQNNGVIQLTGIASRHVGLFIAVVLMVLGLFPVIGGILQQIPKPVLGGATLVMFGTVAAAGVKILANEDLDRRKMLIMAVSFGVGLGVSMVPNVLDVTPKVIQNIFGSPVTTGGLMAIVLNLLMPEEHRATEPVLSKA
- the ade gene encoding adenine deaminase, with the translated sequence MTASDNDPRKQNRDFLGRCVDQALGRIAADLVIRNTEFLDVISGERIPGDIAICGDRIVGTCESYSGNEEIDGSGLVVVPGFIDTHVHCESSLVTPLEFDRCVLPRGTTTAICDPHEIANVLGREGIRYFMDCAEQTCMDLRVQLSSCVPATHLETAGARLDADDLVALRDHPSVIGLAEFMNYPGLLAKDPLVMDKLAAFKDQHIDGHAPLVRGRELNAYLACGICTCHETTSQDEALEKLRKGMHVLIREGTVSKDLHALAPLLNTNTSNAMGFCTDDRNPLDIAEEGHLDHLIRTAIELGIAPADAYRAATWSAARAFGLRDRGLVAPGKRADLVLLSDYKQCRVHAVISAGRVVTTDLFRQRQPIAAVGLNSVKRQPIHSQDLKIPAIDAPFPVIGVSPGSIITDRLNVTLPNHNGQHVADTHNDILKICVLERHGYNGSIGRGFVKGFGLQHGALASSVGHDSHNLCVLGSADDDMTAAVNHLIRIGGGFAIFHQGRLIAELPLPLAGLMSLAPYEQVHQHLLNLRAAVRRMGCPLPEPFLQLAFLALPVIPHLKITDQGLVDVDQFCLLDGF